One Vidua macroura isolate BioBank_ID:100142 chromosome 35, ASM2450914v1, whole genome shotgun sequence genomic region harbors:
- the SELENOI gene encoding ethanolaminephosphotransferase 1 isoform X1: protein MEYVSPEQLAGFSKYKYSAVDSNPLSLYVMHPFWNAVVKIFPTWLAPNLITFSGFLLLVFNFFLMAYFDPDFYASAPDHQHVPNGVWIVVGLLNFMAYTLDGVDGKQARRTNSSTPLGELFDHGLDSWACVYFVVTVYSTFGRGSTGVSVFVLYLLLWVVLFSFILSHWEKYNTGILFLPWGYDVSQVTISIVYIVTAFVGVEAWYAPFLFNFLYRDLFTAMIIACALTVTLPMSLYNFYKAYKNNTLKHHSAYEILLPLVSPVLLFLLCTTWIFLSPTDILEVQPRLFYFMVGTAFANISCQLIVCQMSSTRCQPLNWMLLPIAAVLLLVVSGLAPGSETLLLYLLTAFLTLAHIHYGVVVVSQLSRHFNIRPFSLRKPTPDULGAEEEKIGLRAAEGL, encoded by the exons TACAGCGCCGTGGACAGCAACCCCCTGTCCCTGTACGTCATGCATCCCTTCTGGAACGCCGTTGTGAAG ATCTTCCCTACCTGGCTGGCCCCAAATTTGATAACGTTTTCTGGCTTCCTGCTGCTTGTCTTCAACTTCTTCCTCATGGCATACTTCGACCCTGACTTTTATGCTTCTG CTCCTGATCACCAGCACGTTCCAAACGGCGTGTGGATCGTGGTGGGGCTCCTCAACTTCATGGCCTACACGTTAG atGGCGTTGATGGGAAGCAGGCACGCAGGACCAACTCCAGCACCCCCCTGGGAGAGCTCTTTGACCACGGCCTGGACAGCTGGGCCTGCGTGTACTTTGTGGTCACCGTGTACTCCACCTTCGGCCGGGGGTCCACCGGCGTCAGCGTCTTCGTCCTCTACCTCCTGCTGTGGGTGgtcttgttttccttcatcCTCTCCCACTGGGAGAAGTATAACACAGGGATTCTCTTCCTGCCCTGGGGATATGACGTCAGCCAGGTG ACCATTTCAATTGTCTACATAGTGACAGCCTTTGTGGGAGTTGAGGCCTGGTATGCACCTTTCCTGTTTAATTTCTTATATAGAGACCTATTCACTGCAATGATTATTG CCTGTGCCCTCACTGTGACCCTGCCCATGAGCCTGTACAACTTCTACAA GGCCTATAAAAATAACACCTTGAAGCACCACTCTGCGTACGAAATCCTGCTGCCCCTGGTGTCCCCGGTGttgctgttcctgctctgcaCCACCTGGATCTTCCTGTCCCCCACTGACATCCTGGAGGTCCAGCCCAGGCTCTTCTACTTCATGGTTGGAACAGCCTTTGCCAACATCTCT tgccAGCTGATCGTGTGCCAGATGAGCAGCACACGGTGCCAGCCCCTCAACTGGATGCTGCTGCCCATCGCGGCCGTGCTGCTCCTGGTGGTGTCCGGGCTGGCTCCAGGCAGTGAAACGCTCCTGCTGTACCTGCTGACAGCATTCCTCACCCTGGCACACATCCACTACGGAGTGGTCGTG GTGAGCCAGCTGAGCAGGCACTTCAACATCCGGCCCTTCTCCCTACGGAAGCCCACTCCGGACTgactgggagcagaggaggagaaaatcGGCCTGCGGGCTGCAGAAGGACTGTAA
- the SELENOI gene encoding ethanolaminephosphotransferase 1 isoform X2, producing MEYVSPEQLAGFSKYKYSAVDSNPLSLYVMHPFWNAVVKIFPTWLAPNLITFSGFLLLVFNFFLMAYFDPDFYASAPDHQHVPNGVWIVVGLLNFMAYTLDGVDGKQARRTNSSTPLGELFDHGLDSWACVYFVVTVYSTFGRGSTGVSVFVLYLLLWVVLFSFILSHWEKYNTGILFLPWGYDVSQVTISIVYIVTAFVGVEAWYAPFLFNFLYRDLFTAMIIACALTVTLPMSLYNFYKAYKNNTLKHHSAYEILLPLVSPVLLFLLCTTWIFLSPTDILEVQPRLFYFMVGTAFANISCQLIVCQMSSTRCQPLNWMLLPIAAVLLLVVSGLAPGSETLLLYLLTAFLTLAHIHYGVVVVSQLSRHFNIRPFSLRKPTPD from the exons TACAGCGCCGTGGACAGCAACCCCCTGTCCCTGTACGTCATGCATCCCTTCTGGAACGCCGTTGTGAAG ATCTTCCCTACCTGGCTGGCCCCAAATTTGATAACGTTTTCTGGCTTCCTGCTGCTTGTCTTCAACTTCTTCCTCATGGCATACTTCGACCCTGACTTTTATGCTTCTG CTCCTGATCACCAGCACGTTCCAAACGGCGTGTGGATCGTGGTGGGGCTCCTCAACTTCATGGCCTACACGTTAG atGGCGTTGATGGGAAGCAGGCACGCAGGACCAACTCCAGCACCCCCCTGGGAGAGCTCTTTGACCACGGCCTGGACAGCTGGGCCTGCGTGTACTTTGTGGTCACCGTGTACTCCACCTTCGGCCGGGGGTCCACCGGCGTCAGCGTCTTCGTCCTCTACCTCCTGCTGTGGGTGgtcttgttttccttcatcCTCTCCCACTGGGAGAAGTATAACACAGGGATTCTCTTCCTGCCCTGGGGATATGACGTCAGCCAGGTG ACCATTTCAATTGTCTACATAGTGACAGCCTTTGTGGGAGTTGAGGCCTGGTATGCACCTTTCCTGTTTAATTTCTTATATAGAGACCTATTCACTGCAATGATTATTG CCTGTGCCCTCACTGTGACCCTGCCCATGAGCCTGTACAACTTCTACAA GGCCTATAAAAATAACACCTTGAAGCACCACTCTGCGTACGAAATCCTGCTGCCCCTGGTGTCCCCGGTGttgctgttcctgctctgcaCCACCTGGATCTTCCTGTCCCCCACTGACATCCTGGAGGTCCAGCCCAGGCTCTTCTACTTCATGGTTGGAACAGCCTTTGCCAACATCTCT tgccAGCTGATCGTGTGCCAGATGAGCAGCACACGGTGCCAGCCCCTCAACTGGATGCTGCTGCCCATCGCGGCCGTGCTGCTCCTGGTGGTGTCCGGGCTGGCTCCAGGCAGTGAAACGCTCCTGCTGTACCTGCTGACAGCATTCCTCACCCTGGCACACATCCACTACGGAGTGGTCGTG GTGAGCCAGCTGAGCAGGCACTTCAACATCCGGCCCTTCTCCCTACGGAAGCCCACTCCGGACTga